Proteins from a single region of Hymenobacter aquaticus:
- a CDS encoding 4-hydroxy-3-methylbut-2-enyl diphosphate reductase, with protein sequence MPHHLSVRIDPNSGFCFGVIYAIQMAEDILDEQGYLYCLGDIVHNDEEVERLEQRGLRIIDYDTFANLRDEKVLIRAHGEPPSTYQTALENDLTLIDASCPVVLKLQNRIKTSYDKQEKIFIYGKHGHAEVRGLLGQTSGNAVVFENLDELLSHELPANITLYSQTTKSTDSFYRIKGELEHRGYAVNPNDTICRQVSNRDKDLRKFAAQYDQIVFVSGTKSSNGKVLYQVCKDTNPNTHFISKVDELCAEAFRPGQSVGICGATSTPMWLMEDVRDALLAM encoded by the coding sequence ATGCCGCACCACCTGAGCGTCCGTATTGATCCTAATTCCGGCTTCTGCTTCGGCGTAATCTATGCCATTCAGATGGCGGAGGATATCCTCGATGAACAGGGCTACCTGTACTGCCTGGGCGATATTGTGCACAACGACGAGGAGGTGGAGCGCCTGGAGCAGCGCGGCCTGCGCATCATCGACTACGATACGTTTGCCAATCTGCGCGACGAAAAAGTGCTGATCCGGGCGCACGGCGAGCCCCCGAGCACCTACCAGACGGCCCTGGAAAACGATTTGACGCTGATTGACGCTTCCTGTCCGGTGGTGCTCAAGCTCCAGAACCGCATCAAGACCAGCTACGACAAGCAGGAAAAAATCTTCATCTACGGCAAGCACGGCCACGCCGAAGTGCGGGGCCTGCTGGGGCAGACCAGCGGCAACGCTGTCGTGTTTGAGAACCTGGATGAGCTGCTCAGCCACGAGCTGCCTGCCAACATCACGCTCTACAGCCAGACCACCAAAAGCACCGACAGCTTCTACCGCATCAAAGGCGAGCTGGAACACCGGGGCTACGCTGTCAATCCGAACGACACGATTTGCCGGCAGGTCAGCAACCGCGACAAAGACCTGCGCAAGTTTGCCGCCCAATACGACCAGATTGTCTTTGTCTCGGGCACCAAAAGCAGCAACGGCAAGGTATTGTACCAGGTCTGTAAGGATACCAATCCGAATACGCACTTTATTTCCAAGGTCGATGAGCTTTGCGCCGAGGCTTTCCGGCCCGGCCAGTCGGTCGGCATCTGCGGGGCTACCAGCACGCCCATGTGGCTGATGGAAGACGTGCGCGACGCTCTATTAGCCATGTAA
- a CDS encoding phytoene/squalene synthase family protein has product MDHVALFDQTSLACSKLITKRYSTSFTLGIRTLDPRFHLPVYAVYGFVRWADEIVDTFHDYDKAALFADFRRQTDEALATGFSLNPVLHSFQLMVRRYGIDREFIEAFLKSMEMDLEDRSYHQSMYEEYIYGSAEVVGLMCLRIFCEGNEALFERLREPARRLGSAFQKVNFLRDIRSDYEERGRVYFPGVVYERFDDAVKRDIEADIRADFEAGYAGIVQLPRAARLGVYLAYVYYLKLFHKIRQLPAARILGERVRVPDNTKLLLLMGSYFRYRLRAI; this is encoded by the coding sequence GTGGACCACGTTGCCCTTTTCGACCAAACCAGCCTGGCCTGTAGCAAGCTTATCACCAAGCGCTACAGTACCTCGTTCACGCTGGGCATCCGCACGCTCGACCCGCGGTTTCACCTGCCGGTGTATGCCGTGTATGGCTTCGTCCGCTGGGCCGACGAAATTGTGGATACCTTCCACGACTACGACAAGGCCGCCCTGTTTGCCGACTTCCGGCGCCAGACCGACGAGGCCCTGGCCACGGGCTTCAGCCTGAACCCCGTGCTGCATTCCTTCCAGCTCATGGTGCGCCGCTACGGCATCGACCGGGAGTTTATTGAGGCCTTCCTGAAGAGCATGGAAATGGACCTGGAAGACCGTAGCTACCACCAGTCGATGTATGAGGAGTACATCTACGGCTCGGCCGAAGTAGTGGGCCTGATGTGCCTGCGCATCTTCTGCGAGGGCAACGAAGCGCTGTTTGAGCGTCTGCGCGAGCCGGCCCGCCGCCTGGGTTCCGCCTTTCAGAAAGTGAATTTCCTGCGCGACATCCGCTCCGACTACGAGGAGCGGGGCCGGGTGTACTTTCCCGGCGTCGTCTACGAGCGGTTCGACGACGCGGTGAAGCGCGACATCGAGGCTGACATTCGGGCGGATTTCGAAGCTGGCTACGCGGGCATCGTGCAGCTGCCCCGCGCGGCGCGGCTGGGCGTCTACCTGGCATACGTGTATTACCTGAAGCTTTTCCACAAGATTCGGCAGCTGCCGGCGGCACGAATATTGGGTGAGCGGGTGCGCGTGCCCGACAACACGAAGCTGTTGTTGCTGATGGGTTCGTACTTTCGCTACCGCCTCCGGGCCATCTGA
- a CDS encoding MerR family transcriptional regulator, with protein sequence MGHFSISDLESISGIKAHTIRMWEQRYGILQPVRTQTNIRTYCDDDLRRLLNVATLCGQGHRISKVAQLSEQELASAVISCCQDPHDYARQIQALLAATLEMNEPQLGKLLNGAIRQLGFEQAVLHVAYPFLQRVGLLWQTGSINPAQEHLVTNLIRQKIVVGIDQLPPVPPREARRWVLFLPEGELHELALLFMNYALRAREQHVLYLGQNLPISELERVCQAYEPHVVGTVLTAVPERSQVQAYINELAQRCPGVMLVLYGPLLNCQKLTLPEKAIIPGLMTDFLALIDELHQQKDK encoded by the coding sequence GTGGGACATTTTTCAATCAGCGACCTGGAGAGTATTTCCGGCATCAAGGCGCACACCATTCGGATGTGGGAGCAGCGCTACGGCATTCTGCAGCCCGTTCGGACCCAGACCAACATTCGCACCTACTGCGACGATGACCTGCGGCGGCTGCTGAACGTGGCTACGCTGTGCGGGCAGGGCCACCGCATTTCCAAAGTCGCGCAGCTCAGTGAGCAGGAGCTGGCCTCGGCCGTTATTTCCTGCTGCCAGGACCCCCACGACTACGCCCGCCAGATTCAGGCGCTGCTGGCGGCTACCCTGGAGATGAATGAGCCGCAGCTGGGCAAGCTGCTCAACGGCGCCATTCGCCAGCTGGGCTTCGAGCAGGCCGTGCTGCACGTGGCCTATCCGTTTCTGCAGCGGGTGGGCCTGCTGTGGCAGACGGGCAGCATCAACCCGGCCCAGGAACACCTGGTGACCAACCTGATCCGGCAGAAAATCGTGGTGGGTATCGACCAGCTGCCGCCCGTGCCGCCCCGGGAGGCGCGGCGCTGGGTGCTGTTTCTGCCCGAAGGCGAGCTGCACGAGCTGGCCCTGCTGTTTATGAACTACGCCCTGCGGGCCCGGGAGCAGCACGTGCTGTACCTGGGGCAAAACCTGCCGATCAGTGAGCTGGAACGGGTATGCCAGGCCTATGAGCCGCACGTCGTGGGCACGGTGCTGACGGCCGTGCCCGAGCGCAGCCAGGTGCAGGCTTATATTAATGAGCTGGCCCAGCGCTGCCCCGGCGTCATGCTGGTGCTGTATGGTCCGCTGCTGAACTGCCAAAAGCTGACGCTACCCGAGAAGGCCATCATTCCCGGGCTGATGACGGACTTTCTGGCCCTGATAGACGAGCTGCACCAGCAGAAGGACAAATAA
- a CDS encoding sterol desaturase family protein — protein sequence MAAVALTSATFLGMEFVAWFMHKYVLHGALWFLHRSHHVRHPHHFERNDFFFLFYGALSMAGIMYGSAEKDWRFWVGIGIAAYGTVYFFVHDVLIHGRLRFWRKSGNKYLRALNMAHKMHHKTTGRDGSEEFGMLWVSPKYFELARRKPAPGRAGRNLSASSNS from the coding sequence ATGGCAGCCGTTGCCCTTACCTCGGCTACTTTCCTGGGAATGGAGTTTGTTGCCTGGTTTATGCACAAATACGTGCTGCACGGCGCGCTGTGGTTTCTGCACCGCTCGCACCACGTGCGCCATCCGCACCACTTCGAGCGCAACGACTTTTTCTTCCTGTTTTATGGTGCCTTGTCGATGGCGGGCATCATGTACGGCTCGGCCGAAAAAGACTGGCGCTTTTGGGTCGGAATCGGCATTGCGGCGTACGGCACCGTGTATTTCTTCGTTCACGACGTGCTGATTCACGGCCGGCTGCGCTTCTGGCGCAAGTCGGGCAATAAGTATCTGCGGGCCCTAAACATGGCGCACAAGATGCACCACAAGACCACCGGGCGCGACGGCTCCGAGGAGTTCGGGATGCTCTGGGTGTCGCCCAAGTATTTTGAGCTGGCCCGCCGCAAGCCCGCGCCCGGCCGGGCCGGCCGTAACTTATCCGCTTCATCGAATTCGTAG
- a CDS encoding phytoene desaturase family protein — protein MTTTATAPQHVLVIGAGFAGLSAATCLAQRGYRVTVLEKNEGPGGRARVFQAEGFTFDMGPSWYWMPDVFEKYFGRFGRKVADYYDLVRLDPSYQVIFGAEDAVDIPAKMAELRQLFEHYEPGSAARLDEFLKQAAYKYQVGINRLVYAPSRSLLEFADPKLLVDMVRMDVLQSMHKHVRRFFQNPKLLQLVEFPILFLGATSENTPALYSLMNYADLALGTWYPKGGMHQIVQGMVKLAQEQGVVLEYNQEVQEITVENGRATGVRTAAGFRAADVVVAGADYHHAEQHLLQPEHRHYDEAYWNKRTMAPSSLLFYLGINKRLPKLRHHNLFFDEDFRQHAHEIYEEPQWPSKPLFYVSAPSQTDPTVAPAGCENLFLLIPVAPDLADPDETRERYYHQIMDRLERHVGETIRDAVVYKRSYAHRDFIADYHSYKGNAYGLANTLRQTAILKPTLKSKKVSNLYFTGQLTVPGPGVPPSLISGQVVATEVEKEQGGPRR, from the coding sequence TTGACTACCACCGCTACTGCTCCCCAACACGTCCTGGTTATCGGCGCCGGCTTTGCTGGCCTCTCGGCGGCTACCTGCCTGGCCCAGCGCGGCTACCGCGTTACGGTGCTGGAGAAGAACGAAGGACCCGGCGGCCGGGCCCGGGTGTTCCAGGCCGAGGGCTTCACCTTCGACATGGGGCCGAGCTGGTACTGGATGCCCGACGTGTTCGAGAAATACTTTGGTCGCTTCGGCCGCAAGGTGGCTGACTACTACGACCTGGTGCGCCTCGACCCGTCGTACCAGGTTATCTTCGGAGCCGAAGACGCCGTGGACATTCCGGCGAAAATGGCCGAGCTGCGCCAGCTGTTCGAACACTACGAACCCGGCAGCGCCGCCCGCCTCGACGAGTTTCTCAAGCAGGCAGCCTACAAGTACCAGGTGGGCATCAACCGGCTGGTGTACGCGCCCAGCCGCTCCCTGCTGGAGTTTGCCGACCCCAAGCTGCTGGTGGATATGGTGCGCATGGACGTGCTGCAAAGCATGCACAAGCACGTGCGGCGCTTTTTCCAGAACCCGAAGCTGCTGCAGCTGGTGGAGTTCCCGATTCTGTTTCTGGGCGCCACCTCCGAAAATACGCCCGCCCTGTATTCGCTGATGAACTACGCCGACCTGGCGCTGGGCACCTGGTACCCGAAAGGCGGCATGCACCAGATTGTGCAGGGCATGGTGAAGCTGGCCCAAGAGCAGGGCGTGGTGCTGGAATACAACCAGGAAGTGCAGGAAATAACGGTGGAAAACGGCCGCGCTACGGGCGTTCGGACGGCTGCCGGCTTCCGGGCCGCCGACGTGGTGGTGGCCGGCGCCGACTACCACCACGCTGAGCAGCACCTGCTGCAACCCGAGCACCGCCACTACGACGAAGCCTACTGGAACAAGCGCACGATGGCGCCGTCCTCCCTGCTGTTTTACCTGGGCATCAACAAGCGCCTGCCCAAGCTGCGCCACCACAACCTGTTTTTCGACGAGGACTTCCGCCAGCACGCCCACGAAATCTACGAGGAGCCGCAGTGGCCCAGCAAGCCGCTGTTCTACGTGTCGGCCCCGTCGCAGACGGACCCCACGGTGGCCCCGGCGGGCTGCGAAAACCTGTTTCTGCTGATTCCGGTGGCCCCCGACCTGGCCGACCCCGACGAAACCCGGGAGCGGTACTATCACCAGATTATGGACCGGCTGGAGCGCCACGTGGGCGAGACTATCCGCGACGCGGTGGTGTATAAGCGCAGCTACGCCCACCGCGACTTCATAGCCGACTACCACAGCTACAAGGGCAATGCCTACGGACTGGCCAATACGCTGCGGCAGACGGCCATTCTGAAGCCGACGCTGAAAAGCAAAAAGGTTAGTAATCTGTATTTTACCGGTCAGCTGACGGTGCCGGGACCGGGTGTGCCTCCGTCGCTGATTTCGGGGCAGGTAGTAGCTACGGAAGTGGAAAAAGAGCAGGGCGGCCCCCGGCGCTAA
- a CDS encoding fatty acid desaturase — protein sequence MGLAIIGAWTALLTFLLAFYQPDWHTPAPYLLALVQMHLYTGLFITAHDAMHGVVSANRRLNAALGTVAAFLFAYNWYPRLLPKHHEHHRHVGTAADPDYHDGKHPGFAPWLLRFALNYVTWWQIGLMALTYNLLKLAFPMANVIAFWMVPAVLATGQLFFFGTYLPHRGEHAPENQHRSRTQLRHHAWAFVSCYFFGYHYEHHDQPYLPWWRLWRTK from the coding sequence ATGGGGCTAGCTATTATCGGGGCCTGGACGGCTTTGCTGACCTTTCTACTGGCGTTTTACCAGCCCGACTGGCACACGCCCGCACCCTATCTGCTGGCTTTGGTGCAGATGCACCTCTACACCGGCCTCTTCATTACGGCCCACGACGCCATGCACGGGGTGGTAAGTGCCAACCGGCGGCTGAACGCGGCGCTGGGCACGGTGGCGGCGTTTCTATTTGCCTACAACTGGTATCCCCGGCTACTGCCCAAGCACCACGAGCACCACCGCCACGTCGGCACCGCCGCCGACCCGGATTACCACGATGGTAAGCACCCGGGGTTTGCGCCGTGGCTGTTGCGCTTTGCCCTGAACTACGTCACATGGTGGCAAATCGGACTGATGGCTCTGACGTATAATCTGCTCAAGCTGGCTTTTCCGATGGCCAACGTCATTGCCTTCTGGATGGTCCCGGCGGTGCTGGCTACGGGGCAGCTCTTTTTCTTTGGCACCTACCTGCCGCACCGGGGCGAGCATGCGCCCGAAAACCAGCACCGGTCGCGCACCCAGCTGCGGCATCATGCCTGGGCCTTCGTGAGCTGCTACTTTTTTGGCTACCACTACGAGCACCACGACCAGCCGTATTTGCCGTGGTGGCGGCTGTGGCGCACCAAGTAA
- a CDS encoding sigma-70 family RNA polymerase sigma factor, protein MTSLEFTDQVQKISYSLKPVAMNLTRDADDAKDLVQETLLKAMLNKDKFKTGTNLKAWLYTIMRNTFINNYNKITKRNSNIDSTEYFQYFNTDENYITHNGATSDFVVTDINEAIANLSADYRTPFMMYYIGYKYLEIAEKLQIPIGTVKNRIHIARKELKDALKVYAPGV, encoded by the coding sequence ATGACCTCTTTGGAATTCACCGATCAAGTACAAAAGATTTCCTACTCCCTAAAGCCCGTGGCCATGAACTTGACCCGCGACGCTGACGATGCCAAGGACTTAGTGCAGGAGACGTTGCTCAAAGCCATGTTGAACAAAGACAAGTTCAAGACGGGTACCAACCTGAAGGCGTGGTTGTACACCATCATGCGCAACACCTTCATCAACAACTACAACAAGATTACCAAGCGCAATAGCAATATTGACAGCACGGAGTATTTCCAATACTTCAACACCGACGAAAACTACATTACCCACAACGGCGCTACCTCCGACTTTGTGGTGACGGACATCAACGAGGCCATTGCCAACCTGTCGGCCGACTACCGGACGCCGTTCATGATGTACTACATTGGCTACAAGTACCTTGAAATAGCCGAGAAGCTGCAGATTCCGATTGGAACGGTGAAGAACCGGATTCACATTGCCCGCAAAGAGCTGAAAGACGCTCTGAAGGTTTACGCCCCCGGCGTGTAG
- a CDS encoding enoyl-CoA hydratase/isomerase family protein, translating into MDNMPTQELEALRYIRYEARDAIGYITLNRPEKRNALSYDVVSELKEAFEFAEEDESCKVIVLRAEGAVFCAGADLGYIQELQGFGYTDNLADSTHLMQLFHQIYTLKKVVIGQVQGHALAGGCGLATICDFAFAVPEAKFGYTEVKIGFLPAIVSVFLVRKIGEARTKQLLLTGDVISAQVAAEFGLVNFLVPKEELAEKVYAFARRLCVENSGQSMELTKEMLARIPEMPLEDSLRYAAQMNAEARGSLDCRRGIAAFLNKEKITWDN; encoded by the coding sequence ATGGATAATATGCCTACCCAGGAGCTGGAAGCGCTGCGCTACATTCGCTACGAAGCGCGCGACGCCATTGGCTACATCACCCTGAACCGCCCCGAGAAGCGCAATGCCCTGAGCTACGACGTGGTGTCGGAGCTGAAGGAAGCGTTTGAGTTTGCCGAAGAAGATGAGTCCTGCAAAGTAATCGTGCTGCGGGCCGAAGGCGCGGTCTTCTGCGCCGGCGCCGACCTGGGCTACATTCAGGAGCTGCAGGGCTTTGGCTACACTGATAACCTGGCCGACTCCACTCACCTGATGCAGCTGTTTCACCAGATTTACACCCTGAAAAAGGTGGTTATCGGGCAGGTGCAGGGTCACGCTTTGGCCGGCGGCTGCGGCCTGGCCACCATCTGCGACTTTGCCTTTGCCGTGCCCGAAGCCAAGTTTGGCTATACCGAGGTGAAAATTGGCTTTCTGCCCGCCATCGTCAGCGTGTTTCTGGTGCGCAAGATAGGGGAGGCCCGCACCAAGCAGCTGCTGCTCACCGGCGACGTGATTTCGGCGCAGGTGGCGGCCGAGTTTGGCCTGGTTAATTTCCTGGTGCCCAAGGAAGAGCTGGCCGAGAAGGTCTACGCCTTTGCCCGCCGCCTGTGCGTCGAAAACTCCGGGCAGAGCATGGAGCTGACCAAGGAGATGCTGGCCCGCATCCCGGAAATGCCCCTGGAAGACAGCCTGCGCTATGCCGCCCAGATGAATGCCGAGGCCCGCGGCTCCCTGGACTGCCGCCGGGGCATCGCCGCTTTTCTCAATAAGGAGAAAATTACCTGGGACAACTAA
- a CDS encoding ATP-binding protein: MPLNPEARLRYGERLLEQAVAAQSAGKQAASHRIIASAQNELRHYDQALRHYRAARRLHQHLRLSHHATVDLAHVGHTLFIQGDTGQARRAYQAALQAFTTLRQPTAAAYVLGQLGLLYGRQQKWQQALASQQQALRTWQQNRDSAKVAATLNALGNLYYQQRQYSRALFHLRRAMQVARPTDSLALSESLNSVGQVYQDLSNDEQALTSFLRAEQLLPHAAPAGVRATLWQGIAAAHDSLGHWSAAQQALLSSLPIARLGGSKAQLSAIYQALAAVYRRTGNYRQALAAMTRFAGLKDSAFAEERSAQVAELRTRYETEKKEREIQLLIKDRQIQEANLRRQKVVRNALAAGAVLLLLMVAGLYRGRQQQVRVNRLLERKNAAINRQKEELGRLNQTKDTLFSVISHDLRSPLSSLYSLLSLLNMGALPPERLALHSARLTRGLNNTLLLLDNLLNWSAAQMKKDKIRPERVRLDVLAEEAVALLLGDAERKTILLLNQLPVPTLVRADVNMVRLVLRNLLGNAIKFTPEGGTVTLTAAAQGTMWAVSVHDTGIGIAAADQDKVFGKAGPFSTLGTAREKGTGLGLQLCQDFVERNGGQLSLASIVGQGTTFTFTLPALSLGPAAGEAESGPALTAVAAAESGTGSQFAP; this comes from the coding sequence GTGCCACTGAATCCCGAAGCACGGCTGCGCTACGGCGAGCGGCTGCTGGAGCAGGCCGTTGCCGCCCAAAGTGCGGGCAAGCAAGCAGCCAGCCACCGCATCATTGCTTCGGCGCAGAACGAGCTGCGCCACTACGACCAGGCCTTACGGCACTACCGGGCCGCCCGGCGCCTGCACCAGCACCTACGCCTGTCCCACCACGCCACCGTTGACCTAGCACATGTGGGGCACACGCTGTTTATTCAGGGCGACACCGGCCAGGCGCGGCGGGCGTACCAGGCGGCCCTGCAAGCCTTCACCACGTTGCGGCAGCCGACGGCTGCGGCCTACGTGCTGGGGCAGTTGGGGCTGCTCTACGGGCGCCAGCAGAAATGGCAGCAGGCCTTGGCCAGCCAGCAGCAGGCGCTGCGCACCTGGCAGCAGAACCGCGACTCAGCCAAGGTCGCCGCGACGCTCAATGCCTTGGGCAATCTGTATTATCAGCAGCGGCAATACAGCCGCGCCCTGTTCCATTTGCGCCGCGCTATGCAGGTAGCGCGGCCCACTGACAGCCTGGCCCTGAGTGAGAGCCTAAACAGCGTGGGGCAGGTGTATCAGGATCTGAGCAACGATGAGCAGGCCCTGACCAGCTTTCTGCGGGCCGAGCAGCTGTTGCCCCACGCCGCCCCGGCCGGCGTGCGGGCCACTCTCTGGCAGGGCATTGCCGCCGCCCACGATTCGCTGGGCCACTGGTCGGCGGCCCAGCAGGCGTTGCTCAGCAGCTTGCCCATTGCGCGGCTGGGTGGCTCGAAGGCCCAGCTGAGTGCCATTTATCAGGCGTTGGCTGCGGTATATCGGCGCACCGGCAATTACCGGCAGGCCCTGGCTGCCATGACGCGGTTTGCCGGGCTGAAAGACAGTGCGTTTGCCGAGGAGCGCTCCGCACAGGTAGCGGAGCTGCGCACGCGCTACGAAACGGAAAAAAAAGAGCGGGAAATTCAGCTGCTGATCAAGGACCGGCAGATTCAGGAGGCCAACCTGCGGCGGCAGAAAGTCGTGCGCAACGCCCTGGCCGCCGGGGCCGTGCTGCTGCTGCTCATGGTGGCCGGCCTCTACCGCGGGCGGCAGCAGCAGGTGCGGGTCAACCGGCTGCTGGAGCGCAAGAATGCGGCCATCAACCGGCAAAAGGAAGAGCTGGGGCGGCTCAATCAAACCAAGGACACCCTATTTTCCGTCATTTCCCACGATTTGCGCAGTCCGCTCAGCTCCCTGTATTCCCTCTTGAGCCTGCTGAACATGGGCGCGTTGCCTCCTGAGCGGCTGGCCCTGCACTCGGCCCGCCTCACCCGGGGCCTGAACAATACGCTGCTGCTGCTCGACAACCTGCTGAACTGGTCGGCGGCCCAGATGAAGAAAGATAAAATCCGCCCCGAGCGGGTGCGCCTCGACGTCCTGGCCGAAGAAGCGGTGGCCCTGCTGCTGGGCGATGCCGAGCGCAAAACCATTCTGTTGCTCAATCAGCTGCCGGTGCCCACGCTGGTGCGGGCCGACGTAAATATGGTGCGGCTGGTGCTGCGCAATCTGCTCGGCAACGCCATTAAGTTTACGCCCGAAGGCGGCACCGTCACGCTTACCGCCGCCGCGCAGGGCACTATGTGGGCCGTGAGCGTGCACGATACCGGCATTGGTATTGCCGCTGCCGACCAAGATAAAGTGTTCGGTAAAGCGGGGCCTTTCTCAACGCTGGGTACGGCCCGCGAAAAAGGGACGGGCCTGGGGCTGCAGCTCTGCCAGGACTTCGTCGAACGCAACGGGGGCCAACTGTCCCTGGCGAGCATCGTTGGGCAGGGCACCACGTTCACCTTTACTTTGCCCGCGCTAAGCCTCGGGCCGGCCGCTGGCGAAGCGGAATCCGGGCCGGCCCTTACTGCGGTTGCTGCCGCCGAATCAGGGACCGGTTCACAATTCGCTCCGTAA